Proteins encoded by one window of Nocardia goodfellowii:
- a CDS encoding type VII secretion target, with product MNPWPNVAAEPDAIRAYAAASAQMAASVATAGSVNQAATMAAAIPVFGLIGQDFLASFAVAQANHLTSVAELAYVHGMTAVTCQQAATEYQGTDALSGADIAAAGNA from the coding sequence ATGAATCCCTGGCCTAATGTGGCCGCAGAACCTGATGCGATCCGGGCCTACGCCGCCGCCTCCGCGCAGATGGCGGCCAGCGTCGCGACCGCCGGCTCGGTGAACCAGGCCGCCACCATGGCCGCCGCCATCCCGGTATTCGGTTTGATCGGTCAAGATTTCCTCGCTTCCTTCGCGGTCGCGCAGGCCAATCACCTCACCTCGGTCGCCGAGCTCGCCTACGTGCACGGCATGACGGCGGTCACCTGCCAGCAGGCCGCCACGGAATACCAAGGGACGGACGCGCTTTCGGGCGCCGACATCGCAGCGGCCGGTAACGCCTGA